The Candidatus Sysuiplasma jiujiangense genome includes the window AGCCTGTACAGTTTATTTCATAGAGTTCGGGATAGGGAAATGGCTTCTGGTCCGGCGCTTCATCGGGCTTTATTGACCATTCATGCGGCTTGAATATCTTGTCATTCCTGTCCTGCGTTGCAGTTTCATATCTGTTTGTCATGTGCAGTGCGGTTGACGGGCAGACCTCGACACAGAGACCGCAGAACATGCACTGCGCCATGTCGAGCGCTGGCATCCACTTCTTCACACCCTGCTCTGTCTCGTCAAGCATCATATCGAGGCATTTGTTAGGGCAGATCCTCGCGCAGTACTCGCAGCCAACGCACCTGTCCATTACAAGACCCAATTCCCCCCTGAAGTCGTCGGGGAGTTCCATCTTTTCTTCAGGATAGAGCAATGTGTTGGGCTTTCCTCCCGCCAGCGACGTACGTATAAGAGTTCTGAGCGATATCCACATCGGCTTGAAAGCATAGCCCATCAGTCCTACACGTT containing:
- a CDS encoding 4Fe-4S binding protein, whose protein sequence is MTQTTERKRVGLMGYAFKPMWISLRTLIRTSLAGGKPNTLLYPEEKMELPDDFRGELGLVMDRCVGCEYCARICPNKCLDMMLDETEQGVKKWMPALDMAQCMFCGLCVEVCPSTALHMTNRYETATQDRNDKIFKPHEWSIKPDEAPDQKPFPYPELYEINCTGCGACDRACPHEVIDMVSIPGTAKKRPNGTLGPEKKLPMFNYELCVSCALCVDACPFDALEMLPRSTTASDPVVQIGSAEKASRAEVAV